TTTTGGCAAATAAAGCGCTTGGCGGCCGCTTACTTCGAGCCGAAGAAGAAGTCGCCCTCAATCTGGGCGTTTTCGTCGGAGTCTGAGCCGTGCACGGCGTTGGCTTCGATGCTCTTGGCGTACTTTTTCCGGATGGTGCCTTCCTCGGCGTTGGCCGGGTTGGTGGCACCGATGAGGGTGCGGAAATCGGCCACGGCGTTGTCTTTCTCCAGAATAGCGGCCACGATGGGGCCACTCGACATGTATTTCACCAGGTCGTTGTAGAAGGGACGCTCGGCGTGCACGGCGTAGAACTGGCCGGCGCGCTCGGCGGTGAGGGTCAGCTTTTGAAGCTCCACGATGCGGAAGCCGCCGGCCTCAATCATGCTCAGGATACCACCGATGTGGTTGTCCTGGACGGCGTCGGGCTTAATCATCGTGAAAGTGCGGTTGGTGGCCATTGTTGGGCTAGGGAGGGGTTGGTTGAAAACTAATTGCGGTGCAAAAGTAGCCACAAAGCCGGCGGCTTTCCTTGGCCGAGCCAGGCACTTCGTTGGGATAGCCGGACAGAACCTTCCGGGGGGGCTGCGTTGTTAAGACAAGATTTCTTCCGACTTTTGCCGCCCCAATTATTTGTAAGCCACCGGCCCACCGTTTCCTTGCCGGGCCATTCACGTTGTCGATGTCTAGTTCCATCCTCGCCCTGCAGGCGCTGCTCGCGCAGCCCAAGCAGGTTGTTATCACCACCCACCACAAGCCCGACGCCGACGCGCTGGGCTCGTCGCTGGCCTGGGCCGGTTACCTGAAGCAAAAGGGCCATCACGTGACCGTGGTCACGCCTTCCGACTACCCCGCTTTCCTCAACTGGATGGAAGGCAACGACGAAGTGGTGGTGTACGACAAGCGCCAGAACGACCGCCAGGTGCGCGACCTGGTGAGCCGCGCCGAAGTCATTTGCTGCCTCGATTTCAGCTGCCTGGGCCGCATCAACGAGCTCGGCGAGTACGTGCGCCAGGCCAGCGGGGTGAAGGTGCTGGTGGACCACCACCAGGAGCCCGAAAGCTTCGCCGACATTGTTTTTTCGACGCCCACGGCAGCGGCCACGGCCGAATTGATTTTCGAAATCATCCGCGACCTGGGCGACCAGGACCTCATCACCAAAGGCATCGGCGAGGCCCTCTACGCGGGCATTATGACCGATACGGGTTCGTTTCGCCACCCCAGCACCTCGCGCAATGTGCACCTCATCATTGCCGAGCTGCTGAAGGTGAACGTGGACCTCTCCAAGGTACACCGCCTCATTTACGACTCGCACTCCGAAATCCGCCTGCGCTTCCTGGGCTTCGTGCTGAAGGACAAGCTGGTGGTGAACCGCGAGTTCAACACGGCCTACATCGCCATCACGCAGGACGAACTGCGAGAGTACCAGAGCAAAACCGGCGATACCGAAGGCCTGGTGAACTACGCGCTGAGCATCGAAGGCATCAAGTTCGCGGCCGTGTTCATTGACCGTGGCGTGGCCGTCAAAATTTCTTTCCGCTCGGTGGGCACCTTCTCGGTGAGCGACTTTTCGCGCCGCCATTTCGACGGCGGCGGGCACCACAACGCCGCCGGTGGCATCAGCTACGACACGCTGGATGCAACCGTGGAGCGCTTCCTCGGCATCCTGCCTGAGTACAAGGAACAATTAACGGGTGTGCCCGCCGCCGTAGCGCCGCCGGTGGCGTAACTTTGAACCGTTTCTGATTCTTCACTTCTTTTATTTTCATGCGTTTTTCCTCCCGCTCCGCGCGGCAGCTGGCCCTGGCGGCCGGCCTGCTGGGCTTCGCTTCCCTCACCGCCTGCAACAAAGACGGCGGTGACTTTGCCAAGACCAAGTCCGGCATCGAATACAAGATTTTCAAAAAAGTGGGCAACAGCTACGAGCGCCGCGAAATCGGCGCCGAAGGCGACCCCACCTACAAGGACCGCATCGGCAAATTCCTGCTCGGCCACATGCGCTACACCACCGGCAAAGACTCGGTGCTGCAAAACACCCGCCGCGACGTGGGCATGCCCGTGCCCCTGCCCCTGCAGGAGCTGAAGCAGAAAGGCGCCCCCGACGAGGCCCTGAGCCTGCTCCAGCCCGGCGACAGCGGCGTATTCCGCTTCCAAGTTGATTCGCTGATTAAGCCCAAGTCGGGCCAGCCCGTGCCGCCGTTCTTGCGCCGCGGGGGCAACGTGGTGCTGATGTATGTGGCCACCACGGGCAAGCTCATCGACCAGGCCGAGGCCCAGGCCATGCAGCCCGAACTGCAAAAGCGCGCCATGGCCGCTCAGATGAAGCAGCGCATGGCGTCGCCCGAGTTCAAGAAGCAGATGGAAGAGCAGAAAGCTGCTCAGGCCAAAGCCCTCGCCACGCCCGAAGCAGTGGCCCAGTTCAAGAAGGACGACGCCGTGCTACAGGACTACATCAAGAAAAACAACCTCACGATGCAGAAAACGGCCTCGGGCATCTACTACCAGGTGCTGAAGCCGGGCACGGGCGCCAAGCCCACCAACGGCCAGACCGTGAGCGTGAACTACAGCGGCACGCTGCTCAGCGGCAAGGAGTTCGACTCGTCGGCCAAAGCCGGCAAGCCGATTGACTTCCCCATCGGCCAGGGCGCCGTGATTCCGGGCTGGGACGAAGGCATTGCCCTGCTCAACAAGGGCAGCCGCGCCATTCTGCTTATTCCGTCGCCGCTGGCTTATGGCACGCGCGGCGCCGGCGCCGACATTCCCGCCAACTCGCCCCTCAAGTTTGAGGTGGAACTTGTTGACGTTCAATAATCTTTACATTATCTGAGTTCCAATTCCGGCCAACGGGCGACGCGGCACTGCTGCCCGGGCTCCGTTGGCCGGAATCTTTTTTGCTTCCTCCCCATGAAAAATTTTCTGCTCCGTTCGCGCTATTGGGTGCTGGCGGCCGGGCTGCTGCTGACGGCGCCGGCTTTCTGGTCGTGCAACTCCCAATCGTCGTTCCAAAAAAACCTGGCCGAACGCGAAAACACATTAAAAATCATCGACGAGGACACCATTCAGCGGTATCTGCAGCGCAACAACCTCACCAGCAAGGCCACCCGCACCAATTCGGGACTGTACCTGGTGAGCCTGGTGGACGGCAACGGCCCGGCCGTGACGACCGGCAAGCAGGTAACGCTCAAGTACGTGGGCCGCTTTCTGAGCAATGGCGCCTTCCCCGGCTCGACGGGCTATCCGGCTTCGCCGGGCAACTCCAACTACCCTGCCGGGGCCATTTTCGACAACTCGGCCGACAACCGCACGCCCTGCGGCTGCGTGGTGTTCACGGCCGGCGACCCGGCCATTCGCCCCGGCTTCAACGAAGGCATGCTGCTGATGCGCAAAGGCGACCGCAAGCTGCTGCTGCTGCCCTCGCGCCTAGCGTATGGCCAGCTGGGCTCCGTCGGCATCCCGCCAGACTCGGCGCTGCTGTTTGACGTAGAGATTCTTGACGTTCAATAAACCCCTTATGACGCATCGGGCAACACGCCGCTGGCAACTCTGTGCTGCGTTTGGGCTGACGCTGGCGTTGGCCACCGGCAGCGCCCGGGCGCAGGACGCTGGCGCCAAGCCCGCCGTGCCCACCACGCCCACCGCCCCCACAGCGGGCGCCGATACCACCAAGCTCGTGGAACAGCGCACGCCGAAAGGGGTGCGCTACGCGTTTCGGGAGCTTGGTACGGGCCCGCTGCCCAAGGCCGGCAGTCGCGTGGCTGTGCGCTATACCGGCTTTTTGCCCAACGGCCGCATTTTCGACGCCACCGAGGCCTGGGGCGCACCGCTACGTTTCCG
This DNA window, taken from Hymenobacter sp. 5317J-9, encodes the following:
- a CDS encoding FKBP-type peptidyl-prolyl cis-trans isomerase → MRFSSRSARQLALAAGLLGFASLTACNKDGGDFAKTKSGIEYKIFKKVGNSYERREIGAEGDPTYKDRIGKFLLGHMRYTTGKDSVLQNTRRDVGMPVPLPLQELKQKGAPDEALSLLQPGDSGVFRFQVDSLIKPKSGQPVPPFLRRGGNVVLMYVATTGKLIDQAEAQAMQPELQKRAMAAQMKQRMASPEFKKQMEEQKAAQAKALATPEAVAQFKKDDAVLQDYIKKNNLTMQKTASGIYYQVLKPGTGAKPTNGQTVSVNYSGTLLSGKEFDSSAKAGKPIDFPIGQGAVIPGWDEGIALLNKGSRAILLIPSPLAYGTRGAGADIPANSPLKFEVELVDVQ
- a CDS encoding nucleoside-diphosphate kinase, which translates into the protein MATNRTFTMIKPDAVQDNHIGGILSMIEAGGFRIVELQKLTLTAERAGQFYAVHAERPFYNDLVKYMSSGPIVAAILEKDNAVADFRTLIGATNPANAEEGTIRKKYAKSIEANAVHGSDSDENAQIEGDFFFGSK
- a CDS encoding FKBP-type peptidyl-prolyl cis-trans isomerase, whose amino-acid sequence is MKNFLLRSRYWVLAAGLLLTAPAFWSCNSQSSFQKNLAERENTLKIIDEDTIQRYLQRNNLTSKATRTNSGLYLVSLVDGNGPAVTTGKQVTLKYVGRFLSNGAFPGSTGYPASPGNSNYPAGAIFDNSADNRTPCGCVVFTAGDPAIRPGFNEGMLLMRKGDRKLLLLPSRLAYGQLGSVGIPPDSALLFDVEILDVQ
- a CDS encoding DHH family phosphoesterase; amino-acid sequence: MSSSILALQALLAQPKQVVITTHHKPDADALGSSLAWAGYLKQKGHHVTVVTPSDYPAFLNWMEGNDEVVVYDKRQNDRQVRDLVSRAEVICCLDFSCLGRINELGEYVRQASGVKVLVDHHQEPESFADIVFSTPTAAATAELIFEIIRDLGDQDLITKGIGEALYAGIMTDTGSFRHPSTSRNVHLIIAELLKVNVDLSKVHRLIYDSHSEIRLRFLGFVLKDKLVVNREFNTAYIAITQDELREYQSKTGDTEGLVNYALSIEGIKFAAVFIDRGVAVKISFRSVGTFSVSDFSRRHFDGGGHHNAAGGISYDTLDATVERFLGILPEYKEQLTGVPAAVAPPVA
- a CDS encoding FKBP-type peptidyl-prolyl cis-trans isomerase, whose translation is MTHRATRRWQLCAAFGLTLALATGSARAQDAGAKPAVPTTPTAPTAGADTTKLVEQRTPKGVRYAFRELGTGPLPKAGSRVAVRYTGFLPNGRIFDATEAWGAPLRFRVGRLEVIAGWDEVLPLLPVGSRVRVWIPAALAYGAKGVRHPDDDSRYLIPPDTELVFELQVLSVR